The Nocardiopsis dassonvillei subsp. dassonvillei DSM 43111 genome contains a region encoding:
- a CDS encoding LacI family DNA-binding transcriptional regulator, giving the protein MATGNTGRKRPTISDVARRAGVSKGAVSRALNTGTGTSASTRERIRQAAVELGWNPSYAARALNGKSLGTIGLIVRRSPEILDFDAFFPSFLSGIESVLSGEEHATVIRFVPDERTEAATYERLFNDHFVDGFLVTDLRTDDGRPAMLRRLGAPAVVVGAPEGSSDFPTVTNDSREAIRGLVRCFAEAGHRRIAHVQGDPHMLHAHQRRRHWEEAVREFGLEPGPVEEHGGYTIEGGARATERILARPAAERPTAVFYGSDLMAIGGYSVLGEAGLTVPDDMAVAGFDDIPLASFVTPPLTTVRNRHRALGSVGARILLDMLKGQEPPLSTVLVGELRPRKSSGQPIQGL; this is encoded by the coding sequence ATGGCAACCGGGAACACGGGTCGCAAGCGCCCCACGATCAGCGACGTCGCCCGCCGGGCGGGTGTGAGCAAGGGCGCCGTGTCCCGGGCGTTGAACACCGGTACCGGCACCAGTGCCAGCACCCGTGAACGCATCCGCCAGGCGGCGGTCGAACTGGGCTGGAACCCGAGTTACGCCGCACGCGCGCTCAACGGCAAGTCGCTGGGCACCATCGGACTGATCGTGCGCCGCTCCCCCGAGATCCTCGACTTCGACGCGTTCTTCCCCTCGTTCCTGTCCGGTATCGAGTCGGTGCTCTCCGGCGAGGAGCACGCCACCGTCATCCGCTTCGTACCCGACGAGCGGACCGAGGCCGCCACCTACGAGCGGCTGTTCAACGACCACTTCGTCGACGGCTTCCTGGTCACCGACCTGCGGACGGACGACGGCCGTCCCGCGATGCTGCGCCGCCTGGGCGCGCCCGCCGTGGTGGTGGGCGCGCCCGAGGGCTCCTCCGACTTCCCCACCGTCACCAACGACTCCAGGGAGGCGATCCGCGGTCTGGTGCGCTGCTTCGCCGAGGCGGGGCACCGGCGCATCGCCCACGTCCAGGGCGACCCCCACATGCTGCACGCGCACCAGCGCCGGCGCCACTGGGAGGAGGCCGTGCGCGAGTTCGGCCTGGAGCCGGGGCCCGTGGAGGAGCACGGCGGCTACACCATCGAGGGCGGGGCCCGGGCCACGGAGCGCATCCTCGCCAGGCCCGCCGCCGAACGCCCCACCGCCGTCTTCTACGGCAGCGACCTCATGGCCATAGGCGGTTACTCCGTGCTGGGGGAGGCGGGTCTGACCGTCCCCGACGACATGGCGGTGGCCGGGTTCGACGACATCCCCCTGGCCTCGTTCGTCACACCGCCGCTGACGACCGTCCGCAACAGGCACCGCGCGCTGGGCAGTGTCGGGGCCCGCATCCTGCTGGACATGCTCAAGGGGCAGGAGCCGCCGCTGTCGACCGTGCTCGTCGGTGAGCTCCGCCCGAGGAAGTCGTCCGGACAGCCGATCCAAGGCTTGTAA
- a CDS encoding VOC family protein, with product MLDHLGIQVSDPAASAAFYDAVLAPLGARRVLDYGENVGYGTSGPDFWIGPAPAPGEARESHFAFTAPDRAAVDAFFAAAVEAGAEVLHEPKVWPEYHEHYYGAFVRDPDGNNVEAVSHVPA from the coding sequence ATGTTGGACCACCTCGGAATCCAGGTCAGCGACCCCGCGGCCAGCGCCGCCTTCTACGACGCGGTCCTCGCCCCGCTGGGCGCCCGCCGCGTCCTCGACTACGGCGAGAACGTCGGCTACGGCACGTCCGGACCCGACTTCTGGATCGGACCCGCGCCCGCACCCGGTGAGGCCCGCGAGTCGCACTTCGCCTTCACCGCGCCCGACCGGGCTGCGGTGGACGCCTTCTTCGCCGCCGCCGTCGAGGCGGGCGCGGAGGTGCTCCACGAGCCGAAGGTCTGGCCGGAGTACCACGAGCACTACTACGGCGCGTTCGTCCGCGACCCGGACGGCAACAACGTCGAGGCCGTCTCGCACGTGCCCGCCTGA
- a CDS encoding carbohydrate ABC transporter permease produces MSTTEEQGPGAVEAPPRTGPVEEPGRRRPRRPGWFLPYGMVLPAAVLELLVHIVPMALGIYIAFTSLTQLTIRRWTTAPLVGLENFVRGLDPGNALGSALFESLFRTTVYTVLVVGVSWVLGMAAAVALNTKFRGRGVLRTLFLVPYALPVYVAAIIWAFMFNQRDGMVNRVLVEDLGLLDERPFWLIGENAFWVLVIVSVWRLWPFAFLMLLAALQSIPEDMYEAAAIDGASTWRRFTGITLPMVRPANAVVLLVMTLWTFNEFNIPFLLFGDTSPESARLISPLIYEHSFVNWNFGLGAAMSVLLLVALVIASAVYVRLVLPKGSGNA; encoded by the coding sequence ATGTCGACTACAGAAGAACAGGGGCCCGGCGCCGTCGAGGCCCCGCCCCGGACCGGCCCCGTGGAGGAACCGGGCAGGCGGCGTCCGCGCCGCCCGGGGTGGTTCCTGCCCTACGGCATGGTGCTGCCCGCGGCGGTACTGGAGCTGCTGGTCCATATCGTCCCCATGGCCCTGGGGATCTACATCGCGTTCACCTCGCTGACGCAGCTGACCATCCGGCGCTGGACGACGGCGCCGCTGGTCGGCCTGGAGAACTTCGTCCGCGGTCTCGACCCCGGAAACGCCCTGGGCAGCGCCCTGTTCGAGAGCCTGTTCCGCACCACCGTCTACACCGTGCTGGTGGTGGGGGTGTCGTGGGTGCTGGGGATGGCCGCCGCCGTCGCGTTGAACACGAAGTTCCGGGGACGCGGCGTGCTGCGCACGCTGTTCCTCGTGCCCTACGCCCTGCCGGTCTACGTCGCCGCGATCATCTGGGCGTTCATGTTCAACCAGCGCGACGGCATGGTCAACCGGGTGCTCGTGGAGGATCTGGGTCTGCTGGACGAGCGCCCGTTCTGGCTCATCGGTGAGAACGCCTTCTGGGTGCTGGTGATCGTGTCGGTGTGGCGGCTGTGGCCGTTCGCGTTCCTGATGCTGCTGGCGGCGTTGCAGAGCATCCCCGAGGACATGTACGAGGCCGCGGCCATCGACGGCGCCTCGACCTGGAGGCGGTTCACCGGCATCACGCTGCCCATGGTGCGCCCGGCGAACGCGGTCGTGCTGCTCGTCATGACGTTGTGGACGTTCAACGAGTTCAACATCCCCTTCCTGCTCTTCGGCGACACCTCGCCCGAGAGCGCGCGGCTGATCTCACCGCTAATCTACGAGCACTCCTTCGTCAACTGGAACTTCGGCCTGGGCGCCGCGATGAGCGTGCTGCTGCTCGTCGCGCTGGTCATCGCGTCGGCGGTCTACGTCCGACTGGTGCTGCCCAAGGGGAGCGGCAATGCATGA
- the msrA gene encoding peptide-methionine (S)-S-oxide reductase MsrA codes for MFGRKTTMVDPARALPGRDTPMDVPFGHTVLGTSLTPPYPEGSRIADVAMGCFWGAERVFWRLGPERGIITTAVGYAGGYTPNPTYEEVCSGLTGHTEAVRVVFDPERISYAEILKVFWEGHDPTQGMRQGNDVGTQYRSAILYHDDVQRIAAEASRDAFQPVLTRAGYGPITTEIAPLREFYFAEDYHQQYLSDAKNPNGYCGIGGTGASCPIGVAPAE; via the coding sequence ATGTTCGGGAGAAAGACGACCATGGTCGATCCAGCACGCGCCCTGCCCGGTCGGGACACCCCGATGGACGTGCCCTTCGGGCACACGGTGCTGGGCACCAGCCTCACTCCGCCCTACCCGGAGGGCAGCCGGATCGCCGACGTGGCGATGGGCTGCTTCTGGGGCGCCGAGCGCGTGTTCTGGCGCCTGGGCCCGGAGCGGGGGATCATCACGACCGCGGTGGGCTACGCGGGCGGCTACACGCCCAACCCGACCTACGAGGAGGTGTGCTCGGGCCTGACCGGTCACACCGAGGCGGTGCGCGTGGTGTTCGACCCCGAGCGCATCTCGTACGCGGAGATCCTCAAGGTGTTCTGGGAGGGCCACGACCCGACCCAGGGCATGCGCCAGGGCAACGACGTCGGCACCCAGTACCGGTCGGCGATCCTGTACCACGACGACGTCCAGCGGATCGCGGCCGAGGCCAGCCGCGACGCGTTCCAGCCGGTGCTCACCCGCGCGGGCTACGGGCCGATCACCACCGAGATCGCGCCGCTGCGGGAGTTCTACTTCGCCGAGGACTACCACCAGCAGTACCTGTCCGACGCCAAGAACCCCAACGGCTACTGCGGCATCGGCGGAACCGGCGCCAGCTGCCCGATCGGTGTGGCGCCCGCCGAGTGA
- a CDS encoding carbohydrate ABC transporter permease produces MHETRGFRWFRRIVLTFLTVFTVLPLYVLVVTSVKPLENVRGMFTWLPDRVTLQPYVDMWTTIPLARYLTNSLIVTTTATALALVVAVLAAYPLSRLRFRGRRLFSMTVLSTQMFPGILFLLPLFLIFVRLEDLTGIEFTGSYTGLIITYLTFALPFSIWMLAGYFSAIPEGLEEAAMIDGTGRIGALVRVILPVARPGILAVGVFAFITAWGEVLFASVLTDTETRTLSIGLELYTSQTDTLWNELLAASVTVSLPVVVAFMLVQRYLVSGLSAGAVK; encoded by the coding sequence ATGCATGAGACACGCGGGTTCCGCTGGTTCCGGCGGATCGTCCTGACCTTCCTCACCGTGTTCACGGTGCTGCCCCTGTACGTGCTGGTGGTGACCTCGGTGAAGCCGCTGGAGAACGTCCGGGGGATGTTCACCTGGCTTCCGGACCGCGTCACCCTCCAGCCGTACGTGGACATGTGGACGACGATCCCGTTGGCCCGCTACCTCACCAACAGCCTGATCGTCACGACCACGGCGACGGCCCTGGCACTGGTGGTGGCGGTGCTGGCCGCCTATCCGCTGTCACGGCTGCGCTTTCGCGGCAGGCGGCTGTTCAGCATGACGGTGCTCTCGACGCAGATGTTCCCCGGCATCCTGTTCCTGCTGCCGCTCTTCCTGATCTTCGTGCGGCTGGAGGACCTCACCGGCATCGAGTTCACCGGCTCCTACACCGGGCTGATCATCACCTATCTGACCTTCGCCCTGCCGTTCTCGATCTGGATGCTGGCCGGGTACTTCAGCGCCATCCCCGAGGGCCTGGAGGAGGCGGCGATGATCGACGGCACCGGCAGGATCGGCGCCCTGGTGCGGGTCATCCTCCCCGTGGCCCGCCCGGGCATCCTCGCCGTCGGGGTGTTCGCGTTCATCACCGCCTGGGGGGAGGTGCTGTTCGCCTCGGTGCTCACCGACACCGAGACCCGCACCCTCTCCATCGGGCTGGAGCTCTACACCAGCCAGACCGACACCCTGTGGAACGAGCTGCTGGCCGCGTCGGTGACCGTCTCCCTGCCGGTGGTCGTGGCCTTCATGCTGGTGCAGCGCTACCTCGTGTCCGGGCTGTCGGCGGGCGCGGTGAAGTAG
- a CDS encoding phosphorothioated DNA-binding restriction endonuclease — MDWTQRLGSVKRWTRAGVRAPHKPLLLLYVLAHHQRNGNAPIVYSEAEARLARLLREFGPAKPTNPGYPFHHLETDGFWRVTTVDGEGSPGSAVTLLREKEARGRLDPDLDAALSDDPGLAARIARRLLDDNFAPSLHEGIIALTGLRVGQGPVPAPGEGGVRDPRFRETVLTAYEHRCAFCGYEGRLDGVSVGLEAAHIRWWSYDGPNDLDNGLCLCPTHHLLFDRGVLGLTGELTVAVSPRFEARSPAAETVVLSLAGRDLVRPAPGSPAVEPAHVAWHSKQVFRVAA, encoded by the coding sequence ATGGACTGGACCCAGCGGCTCGGCTCCGTCAAGCGGTGGACCCGTGCCGGGGTTCGCGCCCCCCACAAGCCCCTCCTGCTGCTGTACGTGCTCGCGCACCACCAGCGGAACGGCAACGCGCCCATCGTCTACAGCGAGGCCGAGGCCCGGCTCGCGCGACTCCTGCGGGAGTTCGGCCCGGCGAAACCCACCAACCCCGGCTACCCCTTCCACCACCTGGAGACCGACGGGTTCTGGCGGGTCACCACGGTGGACGGCGAGGGGTCCCCGGGCTCGGCGGTGACCCTGCTGCGGGAGAAGGAGGCGCGGGGCAGGCTGGATCCCGACCTGGACGCGGCCCTGAGCGACGACCCCGGCCTGGCCGCCCGCATCGCCCGCCGTCTGCTCGACGACAACTTCGCCCCCTCGCTGCACGAGGGCATCATCGCCCTCACCGGACTCCGCGTGGGCCAGGGGCCGGTCCCCGCGCCGGGGGAGGGCGGCGTCCGCGACCCCCGGTTCCGGGAGACCGTGCTGACCGCCTACGAGCACCGGTGCGCGTTCTGCGGCTACGAGGGGCGGCTGGACGGCGTGTCGGTCGGGCTGGAGGCCGCCCACATCCGCTGGTGGTCGTACGACGGCCCCAACGACCTGGACAACGGCCTGTGCCTGTGCCCGACGCACCACCTGCTGTTCGACCGCGGCGTCCTCGGGCTCACCGGCGAACTCACCGTCGCGGTGTCCCCGCGCTTCGAGGCCCGCTCCCCCGCGGCCGAGACGGTCGTCCTCTCCCTCGCCGGACGCGACCTCGTCCGCCCGGCTCCGGGAAGCCCCGCCGTCGAACCCGCCCATGTCGCCTGGCACTCCAAGCAGGTCTTCCGCGTCGCCGCCTGA
- a CDS encoding response regulator, producing MIRVLVVDDDVRVARNHQELVESLPGFTVAGVAHTAAAALTQIRGHQPDLVLLDLHLPDASGISVMRALRAAATSAAPQRTDFLMITAVRDIGQVRSAMHGGAVHYLLKPFPLSVLRDQLERYAVARRRMDADGEATQQEVDRLFGLLRPAGGRSLPKGLTPTTVDLVAGVLREAEGDVSASEVAERAGVSRVTARRYLEHLCAVGRAELRMRYGSTGRPEHLYRWTA from the coding sequence ATGATCCGTGTGCTGGTCGTGGACGACGACGTGCGGGTGGCGCGCAACCACCAGGAGCTGGTGGAGTCGCTGCCCGGGTTCACCGTGGCGGGGGTCGCGCACACGGCCGCCGCCGCCCTCACCCAGATCCGGGGGCACCAGCCCGACCTGGTGCTGCTCGACCTGCACCTGCCCGACGCCTCAGGGATCTCGGTGATGCGCGCCCTGCGCGCCGCCGCCACCAGCGCCGCGCCCCAGCGGACGGACTTCCTGATGATCACCGCCGTGCGCGACATCGGCCAGGTGCGCTCGGCCATGCACGGCGGGGCGGTCCACTACCTGCTCAAGCCGTTCCCGCTCAGCGTGCTGCGCGACCAGCTGGAGCGCTACGCCGTGGCGCGCCGGAGGATGGACGCCGACGGGGAGGCCACCCAGCAGGAGGTGGACCGGCTGTTCGGGCTGCTGCGCCCGGCCGGGGGCCGATCGCTGCCCAAGGGGCTGACCCCGACCACCGTGGACCTGGTGGCGGGAGTGCTGCGGGAGGCGGAGGGGGACGTGTCGGCCTCGGAGGTGGCCGAGCGCGCCGGGGTGTCCCGGGTGACCGCGCGCCGCTACCTGGAACACCTGTGCGCGGTCGGCCGGGCCGAGCTGCGCATGCGCTACGGCTCGACGGGGCGCCCCGAACACCTCTACCGCTGGACGGCCTGA
- a CDS encoding sugar ABC transporter substrate-binding protein: protein MKTPPTALLSASTALVLAAALTGCGSGEDSGDQTLTYWASNQGASVEEDREVLQPVLDRFTEETGVEVELEVIPWSELYNRILTAVSSGDGPDVLNIGNTWAASLQETGAFVPYEGADLEAVGGEGRFVGTSFATGGAEGQTPTSVPLYGLSYALFYNPTMFEEAGIEEPPATWDEFVDTADELTRDTDDDGDVDQYGFVLEGGNERQNSHMAFILGQQQGGRLWGEDGPSFSSDEQVAAVKQWVDLMAVEEVVDPSSAEFSDGTQGISDFVDGRAAMIIVQGSARTSMAARGFEDYEVAQVPMLDPLPGEPIQSHAAGINISVFNDTDDKEGALRLVEHLTSPEEQVYLSQEFQTLPVATEAYDSEELRSESMETFRTILTEHSAPMPLIPEEGQMETVLGEAIGGLFARVATGDEVTEADVRQAMEAAETQMDAAN, encoded by the coding sequence GTGAAGACACCCCCCACAGCACTCCTGTCCGCCTCGACGGCGCTGGTACTGGCCGCGGCACTGACCGGCTGCGGTTCCGGCGAGGATTCCGGTGACCAGACGCTGACCTACTGGGCCAGCAACCAGGGAGCGAGCGTGGAGGAGGACCGGGAGGTCCTCCAGCCCGTGCTGGACCGCTTCACCGAGGAGACCGGGGTGGAGGTCGAGCTGGAGGTCATCCCCTGGAGCGAGCTGTACAACCGCATCCTCACCGCGGTGAGCAGCGGCGACGGCCCCGACGTGCTCAACATCGGCAACACCTGGGCGGCCAGCCTCCAGGAGACCGGCGCCTTCGTGCCCTACGAGGGCGCGGACCTGGAGGCGGTGGGCGGCGAGGGGCGCTTCGTCGGCACCAGCTTCGCCACCGGCGGCGCCGAGGGCCAGACGCCGACGTCGGTGCCGCTCTACGGGCTGTCCTACGCGCTGTTCTACAACCCCACCATGTTCGAGGAGGCGGGCATCGAGGAACCGCCCGCGACCTGGGACGAGTTCGTCGACACCGCGGACGAGCTGACCAGGGACACCGACGACGACGGCGACGTCGACCAGTACGGGTTCGTGCTGGAGGGCGGCAACGAGCGGCAGAACTCCCACATGGCCTTCATCCTCGGCCAGCAGCAGGGCGGACGGCTGTGGGGCGAGGACGGGCCCTCCTTCTCCTCCGACGAGCAGGTCGCCGCGGTCAAGCAGTGGGTGGACCTGATGGCCGTGGAGGAGGTCGTCGACCCCAGCAGCGCCGAGTTCAGCGACGGAACCCAGGGCATCAGCGACTTCGTCGACGGGCGCGCGGCCATGATCATCGTGCAGGGCAGCGCCCGCACCAGCATGGCCGCCCGCGGTTTCGAGGACTACGAGGTCGCCCAGGTGCCGATGCTCGACCCGCTGCCGGGCGAGCCCATCCAGAGCCACGCGGCCGGGATCAACATCAGCGTCTTCAACGACACCGACGACAAGGAGGGCGCTCTGCGGCTGGTCGAGCACCTGACCAGCCCGGAGGAGCAGGTGTACCTGTCCCAGGAGTTCCAGACGCTGCCGGTGGCCACCGAGGCCTACGACAGCGAGGAGCTGCGGAGCGAGTCCATGGAGACCTTCCGCACGATCCTGACCGAGCACTCCGCTCCGATGCCGCTGATCCCCGAGGAGGGCCAGATGGAGACGGTGCTCGGCGAGGCGATCGGCGGGCTCTTCGCCCGGGTGGCGACCGGAGACGAGGTCACCGAGGCCGACGTCCGCCAGGCCATGGAGGCGGCCGAGACCCAGATGGACGCCGCGAACTAG
- a CDS encoding ATP-binding protein encodes MITYPARFRLSLTGSLFIGYVLLLALALAAVGALWAVHMDRATDRHYAERVLSLARSVAVMPEVVTGLQSADPAAELAPLADRIDSATSTEFVVIASPEGIRYSHPDDELIGRTVSTPPGPAAQGREWAGVQEGTRGRTVRAKVPVFSGGGSVNGGDARGEVVGYVSLGILASSAATEARAAVPAILGTVAVVLVLGVAGAWALSRQVRTKTHGLEPADITSLLESREALLYAVREGVLAVDGSGRLVLANPPVREMLGLPEDAEGRGLDELGLSERVRDIVSGADPGDDRLLLAGHRILVANRMPVHVRGQDAGAVVTFRDRTELDRLTGELDGARTVTRGLRAQTHEFANRVHTIAGMLELGAHEEARAYLADLSATHSRTSADISRHVGDSALAALTIAKSAQASELGVDLRLSPLTSVPALDREVRSDALLVLGNLVDNALDAVASAPHGWVELMVRLHRAEGTDLPHDLLEIRVTDSGHGVADDVAEEIFRLGFTTKASRDGGTRGLGLALVKQVCEGRGGSVEMEAPDADEGAVFTACLPLPGARAPQGAAR; translated from the coding sequence ATGATCACGTACCCCGCGCGCTTTCGACTGTCGCTCACCGGCTCCCTGTTCATCGGCTACGTGCTCCTGCTGGCACTGGCCCTGGCCGCCGTGGGCGCGCTGTGGGCCGTCCACATGGACCGGGCCACCGACCGCCACTACGCCGAGCGGGTCCTGAGCCTGGCCCGGTCCGTGGCCGTCATGCCCGAGGTCGTCACGGGCCTGCAGTCCGCCGACCCGGCGGCCGAACTCGCCCCCCTGGCCGACCGGATCGACTCCGCCACCAGCACCGAGTTCGTGGTCATCGCCTCCCCGGAGGGGATCCGCTACTCGCACCCCGACGACGAACTCATCGGCCGCACCGTGTCCACCCCGCCCGGACCCGCCGCGCAGGGGCGGGAGTGGGCCGGCGTGCAGGAGGGGACGCGGGGACGCACCGTGCGCGCCAAGGTCCCGGTGTTCTCCGGCGGCGGCTCGGTCAACGGCGGCGACGCGCGCGGCGAGGTGGTCGGCTACGTCTCCCTGGGCATCCTCGCCTCCAGCGCCGCCACCGAGGCCAGGGCCGCGGTCCCCGCCATACTGGGCACGGTGGCCGTGGTGCTGGTCCTGGGCGTGGCCGGCGCGTGGGCACTCTCCCGCCAGGTCCGCACCAAGACCCACGGACTCGAACCCGCCGACATCACCTCCCTGCTGGAGAGCCGCGAGGCCCTGCTGTACGCGGTCCGCGAGGGCGTGCTCGCCGTGGACGGCTCGGGCCGCCTCGTCCTGGCCAACCCGCCCGTCCGGGAGATGCTCGGCCTGCCCGAGGACGCCGAGGGCCGGGGCCTGGACGAACTCGGCCTGTCCGAGCGCGTCCGCGATATCGTCTCCGGCGCCGACCCCGGCGACGACCGCCTCCTCCTGGCGGGGCACCGCATCCTGGTCGCCAACCGGATGCCGGTCCACGTGCGCGGCCAGGACGCCGGGGCGGTCGTCACCTTCCGCGACCGCACCGAACTGGACCGGCTCACCGGCGAGCTCGACGGCGCGCGCACGGTCACCCGCGGCCTGCGCGCCCAGACCCACGAGTTCGCCAACCGGGTGCATACCATCGCCGGAATGCTCGAACTCGGCGCCCACGAGGAGGCCCGCGCCTACCTCGCCGACCTGTCCGCGACGCACAGCCGCACCAGCGCGGACATCTCCCGGCACGTCGGCGACTCCGCGCTGGCCGCGCTGACCATCGCCAAGTCCGCGCAGGCCTCCGAGCTGGGTGTGGACCTGCGGCTGTCCCCCCTCACCAGCGTCCCCGCGCTGGACAGGGAGGTGCGCTCCGACGCGCTGCTCGTCCTCGGCAACCTGGTCGACAACGCGCTCGACGCGGTGGCCTCGGCCCCGCACGGCTGGGTGGAGCTGATGGTGCGGCTGCACCGGGCCGAGGGCACCGACCTGCCCCACGACCTGCTGGAGATCCGGGTGACCGACTCCGGACACGGGGTGGCCGACGACGTGGCGGAGGAGATCTTCCGGCTCGGGTTCACCACCAAGGCGTCCCGGGACGGCGGCACGCGCGGGCTGGGCCTGGCGCTGGTCAAGCAGGTCTGCGAGGGAAGAGGGGGAAGCGTGGAGATGGAGGCGCCCGACGCCGACGAGGGCGCGGTGTTCACCGCCTGCCTGCCCCTGCCGGGGGCGCGGGCGCCGCAGGGGGCGGCCCGATGA
- a CDS encoding Uma2 family endonuclease, producing MKTRRHDVGHDYQDPEAPERRLTVDDLEKTPDDGRRYELVDGRLDVSPAPKPLHTRVSYRLGFHLGTVAPDALEIGEGPGIDLNAERTHHRIPDLAVFDCELPSQGYFDVPPLLAVEIVSPESVLRDNHTKRHEYAAFGIPSYWVINPLPDKVGIVELRLENGQYQEITQVHGEDVFETDSPFPLRLVPHWLVAEGAWRKHIGGEPEEAQAVQR from the coding sequence ATGAAGACGAGGAGGCATGATGTTGGCCATGACTACCAGGACCCGGAAGCACCCGAACGACGCCTGACCGTGGACGACCTGGAGAAAACGCCGGACGACGGTCGGCGGTACGAGCTGGTCGACGGGCGGCTTGACGTGTCGCCAGCCCCCAAACCCCTGCATACTCGCGTTTCCTACCGCCTGGGTTTCCATCTCGGTACCGTGGCTCCGGACGCGTTGGAGATCGGTGAAGGTCCCGGCATCGACCTGAACGCCGAGCGAACTCACCACCGTATCCCTGACCTGGCAGTCTTCGACTGCGAGTTGCCGTCACAGGGCTATTTCGACGTTCCCCCGCTTCTTGCCGTGGAGATCGTCTCCCCTGAAAGCGTCCTACGGGACAACCACACCAAGCGCCACGAATACGCGGCGTTCGGCATCCCCTCCTACTGGGTCATCAATCCGCTCCCCGACAAGGTCGGGATCGTCGAGCTACGCCTGGAAAACGGCCAGTACCAGGAGATCACCCAGGTCCACGGGGAGGACGTCTTCGAGACCGATTCGCCTTTCCCCCTCAGGCTCGTGCCGCACTGGTTGGTGGCCGAAGGCGCGTGGAGGAAGCACATCGGCGGCGAACCCGAGGAGGCTCAGGCCGTCCAGCGGTAG
- the rarD gene encoding EamA family transporter RarD: MPESKRGVVLGATAFLLWGVAALYWPLLSSSEPSEILAHRMVWALLAMCVVILVTRRGWSWFPSVLRSPRRLLPVAAAAVLISVNWWGFIYAVSIEQTLQASLAYFINPLMSVCLGVLLFSERLRALQWAAVGLGVLAVAVMTVAYGVTPWLALLMAATFAAYGAVKKYVDLDGVRSLTVETMVMFLPALGFVVHLEATGAGTMFSVSPGHTALLVGSGFVTALPLLLFGVAARQVPLSVIGILQYIAPVIMFFVGWLVQGEEMPPARWLGFALVWLALCAFVVDQVRDACSRPRSRASSRGGEQAAEQVGEEVGEEVGEQDRTHDEQRRRELGQPGDPLPGGPARPESAD; the protein is encoded by the coding sequence GTGCCGGAATCCAAGCGTGGCGTCGTCCTCGGGGCGACCGCCTTCCTCCTCTGGGGTGTGGCGGCCCTGTACTGGCCGCTCCTCTCCTCCTCCGAACCCAGCGAGATCCTCGCCCACCGCATGGTGTGGGCCCTGCTCGCGATGTGCGTCGTCATCCTGGTCACCCGCCGGGGCTGGTCCTGGTTCCCCTCGGTGCTGCGCAGCCCGCGCCGCCTGCTGCCGGTGGCCGCAGCGGCGGTGCTGATCTCCGTCAACTGGTGGGGGTTCATCTACGCGGTCTCCATCGAGCAGACGCTCCAGGCCTCGCTCGCGTACTTCATCAACCCGCTGATGTCGGTGTGTCTGGGGGTGCTGCTGTTCTCCGAACGGCTGCGGGCCCTCCAGTGGGCGGCGGTCGGCCTGGGCGTCCTGGCCGTGGCCGTGATGACCGTCGCCTACGGCGTGACCCCGTGGCTGGCGCTGCTCATGGCCGCCACCTTCGCCGCCTACGGCGCGGTGAAGAAGTACGTGGACCTGGACGGCGTGCGGAGCCTGACCGTCGAGACCATGGTGATGTTCCTGCCCGCGCTGGGCTTCGTGGTCCACCTGGAGGCCACCGGCGCGGGAACCATGTTCTCCGTGTCCCCGGGCCACACCGCCCTGCTGGTCGGCAGCGGTTTCGTGACCGCCCTGCCGCTGCTGCTGTTCGGCGTGGCCGCGCGCCAGGTCCCCCTGAGCGTCATCGGCATCCTCCAGTACATCGCCCCGGTCATCATGTTCTTCGTCGGCTGGCTGGTGCAGGGCGAGGAGATGCCGCCCGCACGCTGGCTGGGCTTCGCGCTGGTGTGGCTGGCGCTGTGCGCGTTCGTCGTCGACCAGGTCCGCGACGCCTGTTCCCGGCCCCGGTCACGCGCCTCCTCCCGGGGTGGGGAACAGGCCGCGGAGCAGGTCGGGGAAGAGGTCGGGGAAGAGGTCGGGGAACAGGACCGGACCCACGACGAACAGCGGCGGCGCGAACTCGGACAGCCCGGGGATCCGCTCCCCGGGGGACCCGCCCGGCCCGAATCCGCGGACTGA